In Candidatus Nanosynbacter lyticus, one genomic interval encodes:
- a CDS encoding DUF192 domain-containing protein codes for MDESRHLTAIQTAIKWFFVCGILAVIGGAVFCVFQSVSPKTEIVYLNKTMLRAEIADNEDSRRKGLADRLGIEDNYAMLFVFDSVDRHQMWMKDMKFSVDIIWINEKKRIVHVQHNVKPDAEPYEKYKPPVPAKYVLEVKAGIAKRASATVGSVVKFDLEDNK; via the coding sequence ATGGACGAATCTCGTCATCTAACAGCAATCCAGACTGCTATTAAATGGTTTTTTGTTTGTGGCATACTGGCTGTTATTGGTGGCGCGGTTTTTTGTGTATTTCAATCGGTGTCGCCAAAAACGGAGATTGTTTATTTAAATAAGACAATGCTTCGTGCGGAGATTGCTGACAATGAAGATTCGCGTCGAAAGGGTTTAGCTGATCGGTTAGGAATAGAGGATAATTATGCGATGCTGTTTGTATTTGATAGTGTTGACCGCCATCAAATGTGGATGAAAGATATGAAATTTTCGGTAGACATCATTTGGATTAATGAGAAAAAACGCATTGTCCATGTGCAGCATAATGTTAAGCCGGATGCTGAGCCTTATGAAAAATATAAACCACCAGTCCCTGCAAAATACGTCTTAGAGGTAAAGGCTGGTATTGCTAAGAGAGCGAGCGCGACAGTAGGCTCGGTAGTAAAATTTGATTTGGAGGATAATAAATGA
- a CDS encoding RimK family alpha-L-glutamate ligase, with protein MRIAILSNGNTNYSTLRLKEEAEKRGHQVKVVKYKNCYVSIDEKHPTVIYKGKEIGEFDVVIPRIASHMTKYGTAVLRQLEMMYPKAFFMNRSIAITRARDKLRSTQLLVKAGVSIPKTVFSRNATDIDSLIEEIGGMPAIIKLARGTHGNGVVLAETKKAAKSVLQAFYLTNSDGTNVLLQEFIKESAGTDIRAFVVGSQVVASMKRQSLDDDFRSNLHKGGEGNSIKLTDAERKMCVKAAKAMGLTVAGVDFMRSIRGALVLEVNASPGFGIEKITRRNISGKIIDYIERNAKRGNKKDKIGA; from the coding sequence ATGCGAATTGCGATCTTATCTAACGGCAACACTAATTATTCAACTCTTCGCCTAAAAGAAGAAGCCGAAAAGCGTGGACATCAAGTTAAAGTTGTTAAGTATAAAAACTGCTATGTTTCGATTGATGAAAAGCACCCAACGGTTATTTATAAAGGCAAAGAAATTGGTGAGTTTGATGTGGTGATTCCGCGAATTGCTAGTCACATGACAAAATATGGTACGGCGGTTTTGCGACAATTAGAGATGATGTATCCGAAGGCGTTTTTCATGAATCGCTCGATTGCGATTACTAGGGCGCGGGATAAATTGCGTTCAACGCAGTTATTAGTTAAAGCGGGCGTGTCGATTCCGAAGACGGTCTTTTCTCGAAACGCGACTGACATTGATTCACTCATTGAAGAAATTGGCGGTATGCCGGCGATTATTAAGTTGGCGCGAGGCACTCATGGTAACGGTGTCGTCTTAGCTGAGACAAAGAAGGCTGCCAAGTCGGTGCTTCAGGCGTTTTATTTAACTAACTCTGACGGCACAAACGTGTTGTTGCAGGAGTTTATTAAAGAGTCAGCTGGAACTGATATTCGTGCTTTTGTGGTTGGTAGTCAAGTGGTAGCGAGTATGAAACGACAGAGTTTGGATGATGATTTTCGTAGCAATCTTCACAAGGGTGGCGAGGGAAATAGTATAAAATTGACTGACGCCGAACGGAAGATGTGTGTAAAGGCGGCTAAGGCGATGGGTCTAACGGTTGCTGGTGTCGACTTTATGCGATCAATTCGTGGCGCCTTGGTTCTGGAGGTGAATGCTAGCCCAGGCTTTGGTATCGAGAAGATAACGCGGCGTAATATTTCCGGTAAAATAATTGATTATATTGAGCGTAACGCTAAGCGCGGCAACAAAAAAGATAAAATCGGCGCTTAA
- a CDS encoding ATP-dependent zinc protease, whose translation MKEKTVIGSTEFVDFGKRAQRVPAKIDTGADSSAVWASNIRIDKDGVLKFSLFGKGSPYYNGKIFKRTDYSVARVRSAMGHEQIRYRTHFWVKIGGRKIKMLMNLSDRSKNNFPVLIGRRSISGKFLVDVSKKNVPRKKPSVAIRLNEEVKRDPYKFYKKYHQKDGEK comes from the coding sequence ATGAAAGAAAAAACGGTTATTGGATCGACTGAGTTTGTAGATTTTGGCAAACGAGCGCAAAGAGTCCCAGCTAAGATTGATACTGGGGCTGATTCAAGTGCAGTATGGGCGAGCAATATTCGTATCGATAAAGATGGTGTGTTGAAATTCTCTCTTTTTGGTAAAGGTTCGCCATATTATAACGGTAAAATATTTAAGAGAACTGATTATTCCGTGGCGAGGGTGCGGTCCGCTATGGGTCACGAGCAAATTCGTTATCGTACACATTTTTGGGTAAAAATTGGCGGTCGGAAAATTAAAATGTTGATGAATTTGTCTGATCGATCAAAAAATAATTTTCCGGTATTGATCGGCAGGAGGTCAATATCCGGTAAGTTCTTGGTTGACGTATCAAAGAAGAATGTTCCCAGAAAAAAGCCATCCGTAGCCATTAGACTTAACGAAGAAGTAAAAAGAGACCCGTATAAATTCTATAAAAAATATCATCAGAAAGACGGAGAAAAATAA